In the Pedobacter cryoconitis genome, CACTAACAGAGGGCTACATTTGAGTAGCCCTTTTGTTTAGCGCCAACTTCACACAAGAGATATGTCTAATAAATAAATAATGTTTAAATTTCAGAACAGGCAAATATTCGCACTCATCACCGCGCTTCTTTTTTTTGTCACGTCGTGCAAAAATGATGCTGATCAAAAATGGAAAGAATACAATAAAAAATACAGCCCTATTACTCAAAATGTAATTCTCTCAGACTTTCCGAAACCAGATACGATCATCTTTCGGAAAACGGGACTGAACTTCGCTGATGGGATAATCGATATGGAATTCGTCGATACTTCTCTTGTATTGTCCAGTCGAATTGATTCCTTAAATCTGATAACAATTGGTTCCAGTTCCAGCCGGGTAACTCACAAGTTGATTACTCGTGGGAAGGATAGAGATCAGTTTCTCAATGTCTCAGACATTATACTTACCGATTCGGATAAAATATTTTATGCATTTGATATCACATTAAGAAAGTTTTTCAAAATGAATATTGAGCATATTTATAAGGGCAACTATAATCCTCTCCAAGTTCTCGAATTCAATTATAAAGCGTTAAAAGGAATCAAGTCTCCAGCAGTAATTTCACCGGATACTTTTGCAGCTACCAGTTATTTTAACAGTAAGTGCCGGTATCTAATCTTTAAATCGAATGATTCTTTATACAAGGGAATCGGCGAAATGCCACCGGCAGTATCTGGATGGCCGCAAAATGAGGAAGGAGAACTAAGCGATATCAGATCAATGAGCTACAGTGCAAACCTCAAAAGAAAGCCATTTACTAAAGATATAGTTGTTGCATATACCACTATGCCGAGAATAGAAATCTATTCAAAAAATAGGCTGAACAAGGTTATAATTGGTCCTGATAATTTTGATCCTATATATAAGTTTGACAAAGAAGGA is a window encoding:
- a CDS encoding BF3164 family lipoprotein, which produces MFKFQNRQIFALITALLFFVTSCKNDADQKWKEYNKKYSPITQNVILSDFPKPDTIIFRKTGLNFADGIIDMEFVDTSLVLSSRIDSLNLITIGSSSSRVTHKLITRGKDRDQFLNVSDIILTDSDKIFYAFDITLRKFFKMNIEHIYKGNYNPLQVLEFNYKALKGIKSPAVISPDTFAATSYFNSKCRYLIFKSNDSLYKGIGEMPPAVSGWPQNEEGELSDIRSMSYSANLKRKPFTKDIVVAYTTMPRIEIYSKNRLNKVIIGPDNFDPIYKFDKEGSRFFPVEYDKTKFSNVGLKVDSNYIYSLYSGKSNFASSAEKLLIFDWKGKPKKVVSLGFTASNFAIRRLPENKMIMYIIDKNTGDLLKGEI